The proteins below are encoded in one region of Shewanella putrefaciens:
- the flgD gene encoding flagellar hook assembly protein FlgD: protein MSLINQLNQAPTTQTKSQSNTVTPNTTTSSTGNPFLDGIRLPKESIVPEAKSQQLSQDDFFSLLSQQLSMQDPFKPVDNDQMIAQMASFSTVDGISKLNDEIVNLNSVMTSSQALQASGLVGRKVLIPTDTGNISAESPTLKGVISTPDKIPVINVRVEDEKGQVVSTFTVDGSEGGNVAVNWDGLDKNGQPVAAGNYSIKASGLVDGESQDLAVSTYAHVTSVSLGTASTGAILNLRGGMGIKLSDVLAVSET from the coding sequence CATTAACCAACTTAACCAAGCGCCGACGACTCAAACTAAGAGTCAATCGAATACTGTGACGCCAAATACGACAACCAGTTCAACGGGTAATCCATTTTTGGATGGCATACGTTTGCCGAAAGAGTCGATTGTCCCAGAGGCGAAGAGTCAGCAATTAAGCCAAGATGATTTCTTCTCGTTACTCAGTCAGCAATTGTCTATGCAGGATCCATTCAAGCCCGTAGACAATGACCAGATGATTGCGCAAATGGCCTCTTTCTCCACTGTGGATGGTATTTCGAAATTAAATGATGAAATTGTCAATTTAAACAGTGTGATGACATCTAGCCAAGCTTTGCAAGCGTCAGGGCTTGTGGGACGTAAAGTACTGATCCCAACGGATACTGGCAATATTTCAGCTGAGAGCCCAACGTTGAAAGGGGTGATCAGTACTCCCGATAAAATTCCGGTGATCAACGTCCGCGTTGAGGATGAAAAAGGGCAGGTTGTTAGCACCTTTACTGTGGATGGCAGTGAAGGCGGTAACGTGGCAGTGAATTGGGATGGATTAGATAAAAATGGTCAGCCTGTCGCGGCGGGGAATTACTCGATTAAAGCCAGTGGCTTAGTCGACGGAGAATCACAGGATTTAGCGGTTTCGACATACGCCCATGTGACCAGTGTTTCCCTTGGTACCGCTAGCACAGGGGCGATTTTAAACCTGAGGGGCGGTATGGGGATCAAGTTATCTGATGTCTTAGCCGTGTCTGAAACTTAA
- the flgE gene encoding flagellar hook protein FlgE, with protein sequence MSFNIALSGISAAQKDLNTTANNIANANTIGFKESRAEFADVYANSIFSNSKTAVGGGVATSQVAQQFHQGSLQLTNNSLDLAIKGGGFFVTASEIGTLDHQFTRAGAFKVDKNNYMVDSAGNFLQTFPVDKDGNSTSVSLTTAKPVQIPDTAGSPVKTENVSLQMNLNAKESALDPAAFDPLDPKTYNNVTSMTIYDSLGEPHVMTTYFVKPTNGSYNGESNWVAYYAVDGKQVDLAGPAGTYQTDTTGDGNPDATSAAQTAGGWKGSVLKFNSVGVYTGSDPATITTETLGIGGAGVLGAGADGTQTLTIKFNAPTQYAAPFAATELTQDGTTVGRLTNVEIGEDGLITASYSNGSTVPLARVALVRFANEQGLTQVGNTSWKASLESGPALAGQANSGTFGSISSSALEQSNIDLTTELVDLISAQRNFQANSRTLEVNNTLQQTVLQIR encoded by the coding sequence ATGTCGTTTAACATTGCATTGAGTGGCATTTCCGCCGCGCAGAAAGATTTAAACACTACGGCGAACAACATTGCCAACGCGAATACCATTGGCTTTAAGGAGTCACGCGCTGAATTTGCGGATGTTTACGCTAATTCGATTTTTTCCAACTCAAAGACGGCTGTTGGTGGCGGTGTGGCGACGAGCCAAGTCGCTCAGCAATTCCATCAAGGTAGTCTGCAGTTGACCAATAACTCCTTAGATTTGGCGATCAAAGGGGGCGGTTTTTTCGTGACAGCGTCTGAGATCGGCACATTGGATCACCAGTTTACTCGCGCGGGTGCTTTCAAAGTCGATAAAAATAATTATATGGTTGATTCAGCAGGTAATTTTTTACAGACGTTCCCAGTAGATAAAGATGGGAACTCAACCTCTGTCAGCTTAACCACGGCTAAACCGGTACAGATCCCTGATACTGCGGGTAGTCCTGTAAAGACTGAAAACGTCAGCTTGCAGATGAATTTGAATGCAAAAGAAAGTGCGCTCGATCCCGCCGCATTTGATCCACTCGATCCCAAAACCTACAACAACGTTACCTCGATGACGATTTATGACTCACTCGGTGAGCCACATGTCATGACGACCTACTTTGTTAAGCCTACTAATGGTTCATATAACGGTGAAAGCAACTGGGTTGCCTACTACGCCGTTGATGGTAAACAAGTGGACCTTGCGGGACCTGCCGGAACTTATCAAACCGATACTACGGGTGATGGTAACCCAGATGCAACGAGTGCGGCCCAAACTGCGGGTGGTTGGAAAGGTTCAGTGTTAAAGTTCAACTCAGTGGGGGTGTACACTGGTAGCGATCCTGCGACGATAACCACAGAAACCTTAGGCATTGGTGGCGCAGGTGTTCTGGGGGCTGGAGCCGATGGCACTCAAACCTTAACGATTAAGTTTAATGCACCGACTCAATACGCGGCTCCCTTTGCCGCGACTGAGCTGACCCAGGATGGTACCACTGTGGGCCGTTTAACGAACGTTGAGATTGGCGAAGATGGTCTCATCACCGCCAGTTATTCTAACGGGTCGACAGTGCCCTTAGCTCGAGTGGCATTAGTGCGCTTTGCTAACGAGCAAGGCTTGACCCAAGTGGGTAATACTTCGTGGAAGGCGAGTTTAGAGTCGGGCCCAGCATTAGCGGGTCAGGCTAATAGCGGTACTTTCGGTAGTATTAGTTCATCGGCATTGGAACAATCGAATATCGATTTAACCACTGAGCTGGTGGATCTTATCTCTGCGCAGCGTAACTTCCAAGCGAACTCTCGAACGCTGGAAGTCAATAACACCCTGCAACAGACAGTTCTGCAAATCCGTTAA